A DNA window from Allokutzneria albata contains the following coding sequences:
- a CDS encoding metal-dependent hydrolase, which yields MSMGPTHAISGLAAWSGVAVLGAAYDFGSFTAPAIVVGGALATGAALLPDLDHPSSTVARTFGAISKSMSAGINWLSHKIYRSTRTKKDSNRHGGHRGFTHTIVFAILAGLATTALIQLSHTYALPFVMFFFCGLAVRGLLHEWCPKRDALTITLTSAGLSLLCWQWVNGAPELAGACGLAVTIGCVAHFIGDAITEMGCPMMWPVPIAGKTWYPIAPPKIMRMKTGGKVENMVVLPAFSLLALWFSVAALQATGVMPWLGVDLLPWDTTPVEGIAKQ from the coding sequence ATGTCGATGGGGCCGACGCACGCCATCAGTGGACTTGCGGCGTGGAGCGGGGTGGCGGTGCTGGGCGCCGCGTACGACTTCGGCAGCTTCACCGCCCCGGCCATCGTGGTCGGCGGGGCGCTGGCCACCGGCGCGGCGCTGCTGCCGGACCTGGACCACCCCAGCTCGACCGTGGCGCGCACCTTCGGGGCGATCAGCAAGAGCATGTCCGCCGGGATCAACTGGCTCAGCCACAAGATCTACCGGAGCACCAGGACGAAGAAGGACTCCAACCGGCACGGCGGGCACCGCGGGTTCACCCACACCATCGTCTTCGCGATCCTCGCCGGGCTGGCCACCACCGCGTTGATCCAGCTCAGCCACACCTACGCGCTGCCGTTCGTGATGTTCTTCTTCTGCGGCCTCGCGGTGCGCGGGCTGCTGCACGAGTGGTGCCCGAAGCGGGACGCGCTGACGATCACGCTGACCTCGGCCGGGTTGTCGCTGCTGTGCTGGCAGTGGGTCAACGGCGCGCCGGAGCTGGCCGGGGCCTGCGGGCTCGCGGTGACCATCGGCTGCGTCGCGCACTTCATCGGCGACGCGATCACCGAGATGGGCTGCCCGATGATGTGGCCGGTGCCGATCGCGGGCAAGACCTGGTACCCGATCGCCCCGCCGAAGATCATGCGGATGAAGACCGGCGGCAAGGTCGAGAACATGGTGGTCCTGCCCGCGTTCAGCCTGCTGGCGCTGTGGTTCTCGGTGGCGGCGCTGCAGGCCACCGGCGTGATGCCGTGGCTCGGCGTCGACCTGCTGCCCTGGGACACCACGCCGGTGGAGGGCATCGCCAAGCAGTAG
- a CDS encoding YybH family protein, with product MSTDHMPSVRLPEQFREAFNTGSSAAVEAVYEPDGVFVDGPGNPVTGPDRKRANEKMLALGEPIEVRPRHTYVAGDIALLIVDWSIGEVHGTATDVARRGPDGVWRYVIDNPFGTA from the coding sequence ATGAGTACCGACCACATGCCCAGTGTGCGCCTTCCCGAGCAGTTCCGGGAGGCGTTCAACACCGGTTCCAGTGCCGCCGTCGAAGCCGTCTACGAGCCGGACGGGGTGTTCGTCGACGGTCCGGGCAATCCCGTGACCGGCCCGGACCGCAAGCGCGCCAACGAGAAGATGCTCGCGCTCGGGGAGCCGATCGAGGTCCGGCCCCGGCACACCTACGTGGCGGGCGACATCGCCCTGCTGATCGTCGACTGGAGCATCGGTGAGGTGCACGGCACGGCGACCGACGTAGCCCGCCGCGGCCCGGACGGGGTCTGGCGCTACGTGATCGACAACCCGTTCGGCACCGCCTGA